A genomic segment from Gracilimonas sediminicola encodes:
- a CDS encoding polysaccharide biosynthesis C-terminal domain-containing protein — protein sequence MGIIIKQSLRNAIISYIGIIIGFVTTIQLYPHILEADQFGLTRILIAISTISVQIITFGIPNSVIKFFPALSKKTDNPSGIFWAFLIPPAIGFLAYSLILIFFRDFVISFYDSGSGLLEEYYLYIIPLVLFTVSFSVLNSFVKAQFNTVFASFLQDIFLRVMMILDLVLFYFDFITFDTFMLIFIGSYALLYLLLFGYALKEKLLNFKPVLQIFDKDTREKIRSYSFYSFFSGLTMLLIGNIDLIMVGTFNGLEQTGIYAIALYVGSVITVPKKSITKISFPVIAAAFQRNDIQNVKEVYKQTSLNQFLTGLIIYIGVIANIDNLYEMLPKEYVDGSIVIIIIGLGNLLEMVTGANGQIIIASKYFRFDFYSSWILVILAITLNAVLIPMFGLQGAALATAASIFTYNIIKVIFVWVKFKMQPFTWNLLGLLATGIAILLLSYLVPQFENIYVDIAIRSICMAAVYFAAVWIFKLSDEVNNFISEQLKRVLKN from the coding sequence TTGGGAATAATAATAAAACAAAGCTTACGCAATGCAATAATATCCTATATCGGGATTATTATAGGCTTTGTCACCACCATTCAGCTTTATCCGCATATTCTTGAGGCTGACCAATTCGGGCTTACCAGGATTTTAATTGCCATTTCTACTATAAGTGTTCAAATCATCACTTTTGGTATTCCAAATTCTGTAATAAAGTTTTTCCCAGCACTCTCAAAAAAAACAGATAACCCGTCAGGAATATTTTGGGCCTTTTTAATTCCGCCTGCCATCGGGTTTTTAGCCTACTCATTAATCCTCATCTTTTTCAGAGATTTTGTTATCAGCTTTTATGACTCGGGATCAGGCTTGCTCGAAGAATACTACCTGTACATCATTCCACTCGTATTATTCACGGTATCCTTCAGTGTTTTAAATTCCTTCGTAAAGGCCCAATTCAACACTGTTTTTGCCTCTTTTTTGCAAGACATTTTCCTTAGAGTGATGATGATCCTCGATTTAGTTCTATTCTATTTCGATTTCATTACGTTTGATACTTTTATGCTGATATTTATTGGGAGCTATGCGTTGCTCTACCTGCTTCTTTTTGGCTATGCATTAAAGGAAAAGCTACTGAATTTTAAGCCGGTGCTGCAAATATTTGACAAAGACACCAGGGAAAAGATACGCAGTTACAGTTTTTACTCCTTTTTTAGTGGTTTAACCATGTTGTTGATTGGCAATATTGACCTGATCATGGTTGGTACCTTTAATGGCCTTGAGCAAACAGGAATTTACGCTATCGCACTCTATGTTGGTTCGGTTATTACAGTACCAAAAAAATCAATTACTAAGATTTCATTTCCTGTAATCGCAGCAGCTTTTCAAAGGAATGATATACAGAATGTAAAAGAGGTATATAAACAAACCTCGCTAAACCAATTCCTGACGGGTCTTATCATTTATATAGGCGTAATCGCCAATATTGATAATTTATACGAGATGCTACCCAAAGAGTATGTAGATGGCAGCATTGTTATCATCATAATAGGCTTGGGTAATCTTCTGGAAATGGTAACCGGTGCCAATGGACAAATAATAATCGCCTCAAAATACTTTCGGTTCGATTTTTACTCATCCTGGATACTCGTAATTCTCGCCATTACACTCAATGCTGTTTTGATTCCGATGTTTGGATTACAAGGCGCTGCATTAGCCACGGCTGCTTCCATTTTTACCTATAATATTATTAAGGTGATTTTTGTCTGGGTGAAATTCAAAATGCAACCATTTACATGGAATTTATTGGGATTGCTTGCAACAGGAATAGCCATTCTCCTCCTCTCCTATTTAGTGCCTCAATTCGAAAACATATATGTTGATATTGCCATCAGGTCCATATGTATGGCGGCTGTCTATTTTGCCGCTGTTTGGATTTTCAAGCTTTCTGATGAAGTGAATAACTTCATATCAGAGCAACTAAAGAGAGTGCTTAAGAACTGA
- a CDS encoding sulfotransferase — MKLSQFFISLQSLALKPLERYFRKSLNYNHDAKPIWIIGVPRSGTTLAYQLFCTAFKTSYLSNRVVKRYRIALITRMAERLIYSKKLIPPSFESAYGYTQSANGPHEGGPLFYQYFPKEHPYTDADDLEEKDAKEFKKMIQAIGYPNRLFVSKNTVHSLRIKALAKLFPNSIFLWITRDKVATAYSIIKARGSNGIRSEQWWSVKPPGWIEKNKLPETEKVVWQINEIESIIQRDLAAVGASFMNISYKDICENPRELVKKVAQQFHLNDYVQKLDELIPLSFPYSKVPEDELAEELEKIWND; from the coding sequence ATGAAGCTCAGTCAATTTTTTATATCCTTACAAAGTTTGGCACTGAAGCCGCTTGAAAGATATTTCAGAAAATCATTGAACTATAACCATGATGCAAAGCCGATTTGGATCATCGGGGTGCCGAGGTCGGGGACTACATTAGCTTATCAACTTTTTTGCACAGCTTTTAAGACTTCTTACCTTAGCAACCGGGTTGTAAAAAGATATAGGATAGCATTAATAACGAGGATGGCAGAACGTTTGATTTATTCCAAAAAATTGATTCCCCCCTCCTTTGAATCAGCATATGGATATACCCAATCAGCCAACGGCCCTCATGAAGGAGGTCCGCTTTTTTACCAGTACTTTCCAAAAGAGCATCCATACACAGATGCTGATGATTTAGAGGAAAAAGATGCTAAAGAATTCAAAAAGATGATACAAGCGATCGGCTATCCGAACAGGCTTTTTGTTTCTAAGAATACAGTCCATTCTCTGAGAATTAAGGCATTAGCTAAGCTTTTCCCTAATTCTATCTTTTTGTGGATAACAAGAGATAAGGTGGCAACCGCTTATTCGATTATAAAAGCACGAGGTTCAAATGGAATTAGATCAGAACAGTGGTGGAGTGTTAAACCGCCGGGATGGATTGAAAAAAACAAACTTCCTGAAACTGAAAAAGTGGTTTGGCAAATCAATGAAATAGAATCTATCATTCAAAGAGACTTAGCAGCAGTTGGGGCATCGTTCATGAATATATCATATAAAGACATTTGTGAAAATCCCCGGGAATTGGTTAAAAAGGTTGCCCAACAGTTTCATCTAAATGATTATGTTCAAAAATTAGATGAGCTTATACCTTTATCTTTTCCATATTCTAAAGTACCAGAAGATGAATTGGCAGAAGAATTAGAAAAAATCTGGAATGACTGA
- a CDS encoding amino acid permease: MKHEKLAKELGLSDVYAIATGAMFSSGFFLLPGLAAAETGPSVFLAYFVSGLIVLPTMFSVAELATAMPRAGGTYYIIDRSLGPMIGTIGGYGSWLALVLKSAFALIGMGAYISIFYEVPIVPVAIILTIVFGILNVVGAKETTFLQKVLVAALVSIMAFYIIQGVFAVFNMDIVKITREQFTPFFIDGYYGFFATVGMVFVSYAGLTKVASIAEEVKNPDRNIPLGMFLAIATAVFVYVIGVYIMVALLEPEAFREDLTPVATAGEVFLDWLPEPTGLILVVIAAVAAFASTGNAGIMSASRYPMAMARDKLINERFAKLSKLGTPLWSVVATVLMMIFFLVAFNVAEVAKLASAFQLLLFGLLNLAVIVMRESKIEEYDPGFNSPFYPWIQIAGIILSIILIFEMGGLSILFTLVVSVFGVIWFKYYAADKVDRQGAIFHVHARLGENKDQGLEHEMRTILREKGLRQEDPYEEMISRARVLEFSGSTSYDEILTATSEEFAEQLGKNPNELYDMLSQLEEDRIIPIAKGVALNHARMKEKVEPEMVLVRVKEGLEVDKLKNLDSKKAGAEKLNCLLFFISSDENSGQHLRILAHVAEMVGTKNFLDRWVNAENEAELKEILLRDERFIRLILNPEDKTDEFIGKMIKDVSLPGQSLITIIRRKDQIKIPHGITVLQEGDELSIIGEIEDIKELKKLLK; the protein is encoded by the coding sequence ATGAAGCACGAAAAATTAGCTAAAGAATTAGGCCTCTCAGACGTATATGCGATTGCAACAGGGGCTATGTTTAGCTCGGGGTTTTTTCTATTGCCGGGTCTGGCTGCTGCAGAAACAGGCCCATCCGTATTTCTCGCTTATTTTGTTTCCGGGTTGATTGTATTGCCCACCATGTTTAGTGTGGCTGAATTGGCTACTGCCATGCCCAGAGCCGGGGGAACCTACTACATCATTGATAGAAGTCTCGGACCTATGATTGGCACCATAGGGGGCTATGGTTCGTGGCTTGCACTGGTGCTAAAAAGTGCGTTTGCCTTAATCGGGATGGGAGCCTACATCTCCATCTTTTATGAAGTGCCTATAGTTCCTGTAGCGATCATCCTGACAATTGTTTTCGGGATTTTAAATGTAGTGGGAGCCAAAGAGACTACATTCTTGCAAAAAGTTCTGGTTGCTGCATTGGTTTCCATAATGGCGTTCTATATTATTCAGGGTGTGTTTGCTGTGTTTAATATGGATATCGTTAAGATTACCAGGGAGCAATTCACTCCTTTCTTTATTGATGGATATTATGGCTTCTTTGCCACGGTGGGAATGGTTTTTGTTTCTTATGCGGGACTTACCAAAGTAGCCAGTATAGCCGAAGAGGTGAAAAACCCGGACCGGAATATTCCCCTGGGGATGTTCCTTGCGATAGCAACGGCGGTTTTTGTATATGTGATTGGCGTTTATATCATGGTAGCGCTGCTTGAACCGGAAGCGTTCCGTGAGGATTTAACACCGGTAGCTACTGCAGGAGAAGTATTTTTAGACTGGCTGCCGGAACCCACCGGACTGATTTTGGTAGTGATTGCAGCAGTTGCTGCTTTTGCCTCAACAGGTAACGCGGGTATTATGTCGGCTTCTCGCTACCCAATGGCGATGGCACGGGATAAGCTGATTAATGAACGTTTCGCCAAACTAAGTAAGCTTGGAACGCCTCTATGGTCGGTAGTAGCAACCGTGTTGATGATGATTTTCTTCCTTGTTGCTTTTAATGTGGCAGAAGTGGCCAAGTTAGCCAGTGCATTTCAGTTGTTGTTATTTGGCCTGCTGAATCTTGCCGTTATTGTGATGCGGGAAAGTAAAATTGAGGAATACGACCCTGGTTTCAATTCACCTTTCTACCCATGGATTCAGATTGCCGGGATCATATTGTCGATTATCCTGATTTTTGAAATGGGTGGGCTTTCCATTCTATTTACTCTTGTAGTGAGTGTGTTTGGTGTAATCTGGTTCAAGTATTATGCAGCTGACAAGGTAGATCGTCAAGGTGCTATTTTCCATGTTCATGCCCGGTTGGGGGAAAATAAAGATCAGGGGTTGGAGCACGAAATGAGAACTATTTTGAGAGAAAAAGGCCTTCGCCAGGAAGACCCTTATGAAGAAATGATCTCAAGGGCCAGGGTACTGGAGTTCTCAGGATCCACCAGTTACGATGAAATTCTGACGGCTACCAGTGAGGAATTTGCCGAACAACTGGGTAAAAACCCCAATGAACTGTACGACATGCTTTCTCAGTTGGAAGAAGACCGAATTATCCCTATTGCTAAAGGGGTGGCTCTTAATCATGCCCGGATGAAAGAAAAGGTGGAGCCGGAGATGGTGTTGGTACGGGTGAAGGAAGGGCTGGAAGTAGATAAACTTAAGAATCTGGACTCCAAAAAAGCAGGGGCAGAAAAACTAAACTGCCTGTTATTCTTTATCAGCTCTGATGAAAATTCCGGTCAGCATTTGAGAATTCTGGCTCATGTTGCTGAAATGGTAGGCACAAAGAACTTCCTTGACCGGTGGGTGAATGCAGAAAATGAAGCAGAACTGAAAGAAATTCTGCTGCGTGACGAGCGCTTTATCCGACTCATCCTGAATCCGGAGGATAAAACTGATGAGTTTATCGGGAAAATGATTAAAGATGTGTCGTTGCCGGGACAAAGCCTGATTACCATTATCCGAAGGAAAGACCAGATCAAAATCCCGCATGGTATCACCGTACTTCAGGAAGGAGATGAGCTTTCCATTATCGGAGAGATTGAAGACATCAAAGAGTTGAAAAAACTGCTTAAGTAA
- a CDS encoding GNAT family N-acetyltransferase → MTEMTPHELPGNIFMQPWWLDIVAPNQWEDIRIEKGGEIYARWPVVKRKEKGFTFVQMPVLTQKLGPWIKQTSPKTETVHSTERSMLEKLIENLPHFDKLTYNLSEDIVNYLPFIWNGFTQHSLTTFRFEYPFDTDKTWKRLKSSVRRDIRRAEEELEVSKNIKAGELYDMVVKTFDRQGLKPSYSKELITELVKQASARERASIFGAKDSEGKLHAAQLFIHDDDATYYLAGGFDPDSEIPGAVSLVLWNGIKEANNRENAFDFEGSSIKSIERYFSSFGAKQVYFHNIQAVSKRFAPFYYGKKLLKRIKE, encoded by the coding sequence ATGACTGAAATGACTCCTCATGAGTTGCCCGGAAATATATTTATGCAACCCTGGTGGTTAGATATTGTAGCACCTAACCAGTGGGAAGATATTCGTATTGAGAAAGGCGGGGAAATTTATGCGCGCTGGCCGGTAGTGAAAAGAAAAGAGAAAGGCTTTACATTCGTACAGATGCCTGTTTTGACACAGAAATTAGGGCCGTGGATAAAGCAAACAAGCCCTAAAACTGAAACGGTTCACAGTACGGAACGGTCCATGCTCGAAAAGCTTATCGAGAACCTTCCTCACTTTGATAAACTGACATATAACCTAAGCGAAGACATAGTCAATTATCTGCCCTTTATTTGGAATGGGTTTACCCAGCACTCGTTAACTACATTCAGGTTCGAGTATCCATTTGATACCGACAAAACCTGGAAGAGATTGAAAAGCTCTGTCAGAAGAGATATTCGCCGGGCCGAAGAAGAGCTTGAAGTGAGCAAAAACATCAAAGCAGGAGAGTTATATGATATGGTTGTCAAAACTTTTGACCGGCAAGGTTTAAAACCATCGTATTCAAAAGAGTTAATTACAGAATTGGTTAAGCAAGCGTCTGCGAGAGAAAGGGCAAGTATCTTCGGGGCCAAAGATTCTGAAGGAAAACTCCATGCTGCTCAACTGTTTATTCATGATGATGATGCAACATACTATCTGGCGGGGGGATTTGACCCAGATTCTGAAATTCCCGGTGCAGTATCTTTGGTGCTCTGGAACGGCATAAAAGAAGCAAACAACAGAGAAAATGCTTTTGATTTTGAAGGCTCAAGCATTAAATCTATCGAGCGATATTTTAGTTCTTTTGGAGCTAAGCAAGTTTACTTTCATAATATCCAGGCAGTCAGTAAGAGGTTTGCTCCCTTTTATTATGGAAAGAAGCTGCTAAAGAGAATTAAGGAATGA
- the hisS gene encoding histidine--tRNA ligase, producing MPKPKYTTHLGMVDILPDESPKWRALEQIIHEEAAKFNFEEIRTPIMEQTELIVRGVGQLTDIVSKEIFAFEKGDSHYVLRPELTAPVVRAFVEHHMQQRGGSQKLYYIGPMFRAEKPQKGRQRQFHQFGLEILGSDDPIADVECIAFMMRIYQRIGIKNFDLKLNSVGDPESREAYKEALRAYLKPNLDEMSELSQKRFEKNPMRILDSKEEEDQPFIEQAPVIQDYLNEESKEHFEKVKSYLDDLGIAYSLDPHLVRGMDYYTRTAFELTSSDLGSQDALAGGGRYDLLVEEVGGPSTPAVGFAAGMERLMIACEELGIELAEEKSVDVYFVTLGDAARKWALTHLPKTREAGLSATMDYMSRSMKAQMKDANRENALYTLIIGDNELNEGKFTLRNMKESEEMPLSFDEIIEKLTKKLL from the coding sequence ATGCCCAAACCCAAATACACTACCCACCTTGGAATGGTGGACATCCTTCCTGACGAATCCCCTAAATGGAGAGCTCTCGAACAGATTATTCACGAGGAAGCCGCTAAATTTAATTTCGAAGAAATTCGCACTCCCATCATGGAGCAAACCGAGTTGATTGTGCGGGGCGTGGGACAATTGACGGATATTGTATCTAAAGAGATTTTTGCTTTCGAAAAGGGGGACAGTCATTATGTGTTGCGGCCTGAGCTGACCGCTCCCGTGGTACGTGCATTTGTGGAACATCATATGCAGCAGCGTGGCGGTTCTCAGAAGCTTTACTACATCGGACCGATGTTCCGGGCAGAGAAACCTCAGAAAGGGCGGCAAAGACAATTTCATCAGTTTGGGCTGGAGATACTGGGCAGCGACGATCCTATCGCTGATGTTGAGTGCATCGCTTTTATGATGCGTATCTATCAGCGTATCGGCATTAAGAATTTTGACCTGAAGCTCAATTCTGTGGGTGACCCGGAAAGCCGGGAAGCATACAAAGAGGCTTTGCGGGCATATCTTAAACCAAATCTGGATGAGATGAGCGAGCTATCTCAAAAACGATTTGAGAAAAACCCGATGCGAATACTCGACTCTAAGGAAGAGGAGGATCAGCCGTTCATCGAACAAGCTCCGGTGATACAGGATTACCTGAATGAGGAATCAAAAGAGCATTTTGAAAAGGTTAAAAGCTACCTGGACGACCTCGGCATTGCCTATTCCCTCGATCCACATCTTGTCCGCGGCATGGATTACTATACCCGAACTGCTTTTGAGTTAACCAGCTCGGATCTGGGTTCCCAGGATGCTTTAGCCGGCGGTGGTCGTTACGACCTGCTGGTTGAAGAGGTTGGCGGCCCTTCTACCCCTGCTGTTGGGTTTGCCGCCGGCATGGAGCGGCTGATGATTGCCTGCGAAGAACTGGGTATTGAGCTTGCCGAGGAGAAGTCTGTAGATGTTTATTTCGTAACACTTGGTGATGCTGCACGAAAATGGGCACTCACCCATCTTCCCAAAACCAGGGAAGCCGGACTTTCAGCCACCATGGATTACATGAGTCGTTCCATGAAAGCGCAGATGAAAGATGCGAATCGTGAAAATGCCCTTTATACCCTTATTATTGGGGATAATGAATTGAATGAAGGCAAGTTCACCCTCCGCAATATGAAAGAAAGCGAAGAAATGCCCCTCAGTTTTGATGAGATCATTGAAAAGTTGACAAAGAAACTGCTCTAA
- a CDS encoding class I SAM-dependent methyltransferase, giving the protein MKNSSEITFSHEWIYKLENRGHWTLYWHQLNLILNKSGLSKDAKIIEIGVGSGLTSSYLRRKGYQVTTLDIDENKNPDIQANIIEDELPEADVYLAFEIFEHIPFESAKKVWKELAENKVDKLFFSIPHAHKTYFFAEYYLPKLGRKTIHIGRKRNYIHTKNHHWELGINHITTDSIKQIFSDIGYTIDHSYRYRNHHFFAASLS; this is encoded by the coding sequence ATGAAAAATTCTTCTGAAATTACATTTTCCCATGAATGGATTTATAAGCTTGAAAACAGAGGGCACTGGACACTTTACTGGCATCAGCTCAACCTGATATTAAACAAAAGCGGCTTGTCAAAAGATGCTAAAATTATAGAGATTGGAGTGGGAAGCGGATTAACATCCAGCTATTTGCGAAGAAAAGGATACCAGGTAACCACTCTGGATATTGATGAGAATAAGAATCCTGATATTCAGGCTAATATTATCGAGGACGAATTGCCGGAGGCTGACGTGTATTTAGCCTTCGAAATATTTGAACATATTCCATTTGAAAGCGCCAAAAAAGTTTGGAAAGAGTTGGCTGAGAATAAAGTGGATAAGCTTTTTTTTAGTATTCCTCATGCGCATAAAACTTACTTTTTTGCAGAGTATTATTTACCAAAGTTAGGTAGAAAAACTATTCATATTGGGCGAAAGCGCAATTACATACATACAAAAAATCATCACTGGGAATTAGGTATTAACCATATAACAACTGATAGTATTAAACAGATATTTTCAGATATCGGGTATACTATAGACCATTCATACAGATATAGAAACCATCATTTTTTTGCTGCCTCATTAAGTTAA
- the lysA gene encoding diaminopimelate decarboxylase — protein sequence MYPNNVISALQEFKTPYFFYDLDVLRNTLEQVKKHAISKGFHVHFALKANNQTRILKVIKEAGLGADCVSGGEVQRAIDSGFSPDEIAFAGVGKSDEEIELGLKHDIFCFNCESTQELDVLNELAGQHGNKARVALRLNPNVEADTHKYITTGLNENKFGINESDLDTVLDKFPDLENLELIGIHFHIGSQIEKFTPFEELCSKANALNSYIEDKGFKLTVINVGGGFGINYDHPNDHSVPDFERFFGLFEENIKLKNHQSLHFELGRSVAGQCGSLITRVLYTKEGKAKNFAIVDAGMTELIRPALYQAKHRIDVLTSDKGEKTYDVVGPICESSDTFRKDVSIPEVQRGDLIAIRSAGAYGEVMRSAYNLREANPSVYSDDLNT from the coding sequence ATGTATCCTAACAATGTGATTTCTGCGCTGCAGGAATTTAAAACCCCCTACTTTTTCTACGATCTTGATGTGCTTCGAAATACTCTTGAACAAGTTAAGAAACACGCCATTTCAAAGGGATTTCATGTCCATTTTGCGCTAAAGGCGAATAACCAAACACGCATCCTTAAAGTAATTAAAGAAGCAGGCCTGGGGGCCGACTGTGTAAGCGGCGGAGAAGTACAGCGGGCTATAGATTCCGGTTTTTCTCCGGATGAAATTGCCTTTGCCGGAGTTGGCAAGAGTGATGAAGAAATCGAGCTTGGATTGAAACACGACATTTTTTGCTTTAACTGTGAATCTACCCAGGAACTGGATGTGCTGAATGAACTGGCCGGTCAGCACGGGAACAAGGCACGGGTGGCCTTGCGGCTCAACCCCAATGTGGAAGCCGACACTCATAAATACATCACCACCGGGTTGAATGAAAATAAATTCGGAATTAATGAGTCGGATCTGGATACCGTTCTGGACAAATTTCCGGACCTGGAAAACCTGGAGCTGATTGGCATTCACTTTCACATCGGTTCACAAATAGAAAAATTTACTCCTTTTGAGGAGCTGTGCTCCAAAGCCAATGCATTGAACAGCTACATTGAAGACAAAGGTTTTAAGCTGACCGTGATTAATGTGGGCGGTGGATTTGGCATCAATTATGATCACCCCAACGACCATTCTGTACCTGACTTTGAGCGTTTCTTCGGTCTGTTTGAAGAAAACATCAAGCTTAAAAACCATCAGAGCTTACACTTCGAATTGGGGCGTTCAGTAGCCGGACAGTGCGGAAGTCTGATCACGCGGGTTCTCTATACAAAAGAAGGAAAGGCCAAGAACTTTGCCATCGTTGATGCGGGGATGACAGAACTTATTCGCCCGGCTCTTTACCAGGCCAAACACCGCATTGATGTACTCACCAGCGATAAAGGTGAAAAAACCTATGATGTGGTCGGCCCTATTTGCGAAAGCTCCGATACTTTTCGTAAGGATGTTTCTATACCGGAAGTGCAGCGCGGGGATTTAATTGCCATACGCAGTGCCGGTGCTTATGGAGAAGTGATGCGAAGTGCCTATAACCTTCGGGAGGCAAACCCTTCTGTATACTCAGATGATTTAAATACCTAA
- a CDS encoding type II toxin-antitoxin system PemK/MazF family toxin: MTFRRWDIVLLPFPFTNLNATKKRPALVISPNEYNSGPDLVVMFVTSNLKARSKIGDYIIQEWEESGLPKPSMTRMKFATIDKTLAIKKIAELTGNDQAALKLKLQKFLGI, from the coding sequence ATGACCTTTAGAAGATGGGATATCGTACTTCTTCCATTTCCATTCACGAACCTAAACGCAACAAAGAAGAGGCCGGCTCTTGTTATTTCTCCAAATGAATATAACTCAGGTCCCGATTTAGTGGTGATGTTTGTTACGAGCAATCTTAAAGCCAGGTCAAAAATAGGTGACTATATTATTCAGGAATGGGAAGAAAGTGGGCTGCCAAAACCATCCATGACAAGAATGAAGTTCGCTACAATAGATAAAACGCTTGCCATCAAAAAGATTGCGGAGCTAACGGGAAATGATCAGGCGGCATTGAAGCTAAAGCTGCAGAAGTTTTTAGGTATTTAA
- a CDS encoding cation:proton antiporter, translating to MAEHILIGIASIFVFGVGAQWLGWRLKLPAILLLLISGILAGPVFGLVNPDQLMGDLLTPFISVSVAIILFEGGLSLRFSELKNVGGVIGNLVSIGALLTWVLTSVFGYYLFGFGWELAVLLGAILVVTGPTVIIPLLRQVRPAGQVGSILKWEGIVIDPIGAMLAVLVFEVILASGFSEATSLAVMSIFKTIFFGSLLGLGGAALIYFPLKKHLLPDYLQNPISLMVVVLVFTISNFVQHESGLWATTLMGVVLANQKSARIHHIIEFKENIRLLLLSALFILLAARVELSSLLDSLSLNMLAFLGALIFIIRPAAVYLSTMFSSLNWKEKLFLCWMAPRGVVAASISSIFAISLMQNGYPEANQLVSIVFIIIISTVAIYGLSASWVARKLGVAKPVPRGFLIIGAHEWAIDIAEAIQDKGIKVMVADSNWKNISNAKSRGLDTYYGNVLSEFALDYINLDGLGKLLSFTPNDEVNALTALRFAEVFGRSHVYQLSPNSKRGNEQNDVTTHLTGRTLFDKDMNFDHITDLYEEGKIVKSTLLTETFTFQNFKETYGDEAVALFLATKDGTVQPFVIDNPPVPQDGDTLISLANPEADLDKKPAKTTEEEQAESN from the coding sequence ATGGCAGAACACATTCTTATAGGAATTGCGAGTATTTTCGTTTTTGGTGTCGGCGCCCAATGGCTGGGATGGCGGCTAAAACTTCCTGCCATTTTGCTTCTATTAATTTCCGGTATTTTGGCCGGCCCTGTTTTTGGCTTGGTGAACCCGGATCAGTTAATGGGAGACCTGCTCACCCCTTTCATATCCGTTTCGGTAGCTATTATCCTTTTTGAGGGAGGACTGAGCCTTCGCTTTTCGGAGCTTAAGAATGTAGGCGGGGTGATTGGCAACCTAGTTAGTATCGGGGCTTTACTTACCTGGGTGCTCACTTCCGTTTTTGGCTACTACCTGTTTGGCTTTGGCTGGGAGCTCGCGGTTTTGCTTGGGGCTATTTTAGTGGTAACCGGACCCACGGTGATTATCCCTCTGCTTCGGCAAGTCCGCCCGGCAGGTCAGGTAGGTTCTATACTTAAGTGGGAAGGTATTGTAATTGACCCCATTGGAGCCATGCTTGCCGTTCTGGTTTTTGAAGTAATTTTGGCCAGTGGATTTTCAGAGGCTACTTCCCTTGCCGTGATGAGTATTTTCAAGACTATCTTTTTTGGCTCCTTACTTGGGCTTGGAGGTGCTGCTTTAATTTATTTCCCGCTTAAGAAGCATTTATTACCTGATTATCTCCAGAATCCAATCAGTTTGATGGTGGTTGTACTGGTTTTTACGATTTCAAACTTTGTGCAACACGAGTCGGGTTTATGGGCAACCACGTTGATGGGAGTCGTGCTGGCTAACCAGAAGTCGGCCCGTATTCATCACATCATTGAGTTCAAAGAGAATATACGGCTGCTGTTGCTTTCTGCCCTGTTTATCCTGCTTGCAGCAAGAGTAGAACTTTCAAGTCTGCTGGATAGTCTTAGCCTGAACATGCTCGCTTTCTTGGGGGCTTTGATTTTCATCATTCGTCCGGCCGCTGTGTACCTGTCAACCATGTTCTCATCCCTCAACTGGAAAGAAAAATTATTCCTTTGCTGGATGGCACCGCGCGGGGTAGTTGCAGCCTCCATTTCTTCCATCTTTGCCATATCGCTGATGCAGAATGGGTATCCGGAAGCAAATCAACTGGTTTCCATTGTCTTCATTATCATAATCAGCACCGTAGCTATTTACGGGCTTTCGGCCTCTTGGGTGGCGCGTAAGTTAGGCGTCGCTAAGCCGGTTCCCCGGGGCTTTTTGATTATCGGAGCACATGAGTGGGCCATCGATATTGCGGAGGCCATACAGGACAAAGGAATTAAAGTAATGGTAGCTGACTCAAACTGGAAGAACATCAGCAATGCTAAATCACGAGGATTGGACACCTATTACGGTAATGTACTTTCTGAATTTGCGCTGGATTACATCAACCTTGATGGATTGGGTAAACTTTTGTCTTTCACCCCTAATGATGAGGTCAATGCATTAACGGCGCTTCGATTCGCTGAAGTTTTTGGACGTTCGCATGTATATCAGCTTTCACCAAACTCTAAAAGAGGCAATGAGCAGAACGATGTAACTACCCACCTCACCGGGCGAACGCTCTTTGATAAAGACATGAACTTTGATCATATAACCGACCTTTATGAAGAGGGAAAAATCGTAAAATCTACCTTGCTGACGGAAACCTTCACCTTCCAGAACTTCAAAGAAACCTATGGGGATGAGGCTGTTGCTTTATTCCTGGCTACAAAAGACGGAACTGTTCAACCTTTTGTGATAGACAACCCTCCGGTGCCACAAGATGGCGACACACTGATTTCTTTGGCAAATCCAGAAGCTGACTTGGACAAGAAGCCCGCCAAAACAACTGAAGAAGAACAAGCTGAATCAAATTAA